TCTTGGTACTTGTTAATAACCGAAGTCGACTGTACGTCACATTACATTCAactatttatttttcaaattaaaaaatgttatgcTTATAAAGTTGCTCTTGATTTAACTCTTTGGGGCATGCTGGGATTAAAATTGTCCCACCTTTTTGATGCACCATAATGCATGGTGGGATATTTTTAGTCCCACCTTGAAATATTGCAATAGCTGCATGAGCATAGGTTTGTATTTTGTCTTATTTACATAAAGCAGTTGGTAATattttcaacaaatgttataaaTGTATTCACTTGTGTTGGCAACATTCAACATGCCAATACAGGTTCATCAATTGTTGCAAGGGGTAGGTTTATTGCAACAACTATTACTATTTTctttttatgtttttacattatgtgatacctttcttaataaaaatataccaattttgtttaatttaaaacgcaataaaatttctatgcaacatggatctactttattatctgaaatcctgTGTCACAAAGAGTTAAAAGGAATACCATAAATAGAAGTTAAGAGGAATGTTCTATTTTCAGGGAGGGTGGACAGCACTTATGTGGGCAACGTACAAGGGTAGGTCGCCAACGGTGACGATGCTACTAGCAAGAGGAGCTGATGTCAATGCACATGGAAATTTTCATATATCTTCATTGTTATGGGCCGCGGGTAGAGGTTACCCTGACATTGTTAAAGATATCATTGCTCATGGTGCTAAAGTTAATGTTGGTGATAaggtaatataattttattcaagTTCAAACACAGAATATTCATAAAAGACTAATTAAACATATAGTTGATAGCTACAGTGATCAAGCTACAGTGACTGTTACTTAAAATTGTACACCTAGCGGTTCAGCCGATATTTTTTCAATAGAACATGAAAATTGtactaaattattgaaacttGTATAGAGGTATATAGTGTAATATTTCTTTATTTGATACATAACAACAATACAAAAAAATCTTTAGTAGTActcagtaaattaaataaaatttgagatTGTGTATGAAACTTAGTTGTCAGTAAAAGTTGTACACTGTTGGTAACAGTGGAAATCCGGTGAATCCCCAATGGTTTTTTGTGTAATAATGCTTAGCAGCTATTGAATCTAGCTGATTTAGCAGCATTTTGATTGTTATATGCGTTGTTCTGCCAAAAAATCAATAAAAAAGACTTaaaatgcgataaactacagtagCTGAGCGTAAATTAGTTATTTATCactataaaaacaaaaaaagttATAATGAAATTATTTGGAACGAATTGGACAAAAAAGTAAGATTACATAATATTACAAACAAGGAAAGCCTTAGAAAAGCTTTGCAAGAAGAATGGTCGAAAATAACACCTGAATTTTCtaagaatttaataaaatcaaTTCCTCGACGACTGCAGTGTGTTCAAAATGCATTTAGTTACCcaactaaatattaatataaataatttttattatatattattctaaAACTGTATCTTATTTCCTCTGTACGATTTTTACTCACAGCTGAGTTTCATACGCAacctcaaattttatttaatttactgagTACTGAgtaaataaagaaacattacaCTATATGCTTTTATacgagtttcaataatttagtacaattttcatgttttattgaaaaaatatcggCTGAACCGCTAGGTGTACGATTTTAAGTGACAGTCactgtatatatttttaaataagtcGTGTATTTAATCAAAGAATCATTAAAGAAATTGAATAACAATTTATGAAGAAATGCTTTATCTTATTTGTACATTGTCTGTTATTTCTCTcgaaaaaaatgtttattatattaaaccTCAATGGGCATCGTTTTTCAACttctagtatggtaccacagcgtTGGTGTGGGCGTCACGTAAAGGAAATGTAGAAATTGTAGATACGTTATTAAAAGCTGGTGCTAATGTTGATACTGCTGGCATGGTAAGATCAAAATTTGTCTGCTACATATTTCTATTATCAAATTGAAGTAATATCAATAATTGTAGTGAGTAAATACCAAAGAACCTAAGAGCCAAGTAATGATTCTCtaattctgaaaaaaaaacatttttattactGTTATAAAGTAACAAAAAGACGTTTACCGTGTTGTTGTATTACACACTGCTAATTGATACACAAATTTTCAGAAATAAAACTATATCATTCTTATGAGAAAGTTTTTATCGAAAAAAATGGAAAGACGTTAAGTGCTACTTCatgtttttataatttaaaatgtttCTGTTGACTCTTCTTTTTCTGATGAAACTGTAGATGTTGGATTTACGATCCTTTTATAATGAATTTTGTGATCTTCCTCTAAAACGAcatcctctgggaaaaattttaatgtgtgattctagaggccaaaataagatgaaaatcaagaataccaatttgttgatggaggcttcattaaaaagttattaacgtttaaagttccgctcgtactgaatttttttctcgaaaatgcgcaagatttcgggggtatgtctattcaccaaaaatgattgtaattgacccccgcaaccgaaaataatttttacagaacgatttgaaatttttttttttcgtcgaaaaatttaggcacctaattagattttcggtaaggaatttttttctcgaaagtgcgtaggatttcgggggtatgtgtaatgaccaaatatgattgtaattgacctccgcaaccgaatataatttttttagaatgatttgaaaaatttttttttcgccaaaaattttcagcacttatccaattttttttttcgaaagtggataggctttcggaggtatgtctattcaccaaaaatgattgtaattggcccccgcaaccgaaaataattttttcaaaattaattaaaaattttttttttcgtcgaaaaatttaggcacctaccccctgtcgatttttcttaaaaattccttttccatttttagtaattttgtttgacgccctacagaaaagttgtctaatatttttttgtaggtacctatgagctctacttcagaaaagagtttcattgaaatatattcacaattgtaggagttatggctgcttgaaaattggaccatttttatggggtttttctcattttgcggggtcaaggaccaacttttcgaatatttttgcgatttctacatattctccaccaaaatacgcgtagtttacttttttaaacattaaaatcgttcaatccgttcagaagttatgacgttttaaagattcgcatggaaattcgggcagacatttctggccagaaattatattttcggtaaggaatttttttctcgaaactgagtaggatttcgggggtatgtctgttgaccaaaaatgcttataattgacccctgcaactaaaaataatttttccaagacgattcgaaagtcttttttcacccaaaacattcagcacttactcgaatttttttctcgaaagtgggtaggatttcgggggtatgtgtaatgaccaaaaatgtttgtaatttacccctgtaattaaatataatttttttagaatgatttgaaatttttgaatttaattgttaataactttttaatggagcctccatcaacaaattggtattcttgattttcgtcttattttggtctctagaatcccccattaaaatttttctcaggggtggccgaacaccctgtatatgtatattgtatATAGTTCCTTTTCAGATTACAAATTTTCTATtaacttttccttttcatttatttttttggCTAGAAATTTTAATAACAAAGCTTCTTTTATGTTGTAATTATTTTCCCCCATTGCAGAatattaacgcgttcactgtcggaTCTCTTAACGGCGTATCCAAAAGCATAGAACTATGACCCGTTTACGGGTCAtgaacagtgaacgtgttaatgaaTTTCCAATCTGATATCAGTATATGTTTCCTCTACCGTAACGTTAatgcttttatttaaaaaattactgctTTTGTTATATGTATTTAGTTGGAATGTGTCAAGTTATTCTTCTGCAATGCTCTTCAAGTACCACCATccccaatatttttatatctaCTACTTCAAATGGGGAATTGTATCCAGTAGAAATGACAACTTTATGCATTTCCTTTAATACAATAGCTTCTATATTCTCTTTTTCTTATTCTACCAGATATTTCCAGTTATTATAAACTTGTACTTTACTGTATCAAATACCCCATCAATCACTAAAGAAACAAACACAAACAAAATGACTTTATTCTTATTCTGTCCTATTATTCGGCTATAcagtttaatttattcaaaactCACTCAGGCACTTAACCCCTTTCTAAAGAAAATATGCTTGGAGATAATTACTGCTCTAGCTACAAGCATGCTTTTCGATCATAAGGGAACTGCTAACACACTGCTTTTCCCTAGAAACATTGGCGATTACACATAAGATCTAATTATGGAGAAATCTTAATCTCTTGAATCTAAGCTCTTAGCCTCTTTGATACTTTCAATTTGAATTCTCtttcttatttaatttaatctcaataattcatttttattatcgTATATTATGAGTTATATAAATAGTAGAAGTAACAATATGATTGAGTATTAATAGATTATTaactaaatattttacagtattcaTGGACTGCTCTCCTTGTGGCTACCCTTGGTAATCATGTGGACGTCGTACTGCTCCTTTTGGAGCACAAACCGAACGTAAATGCTCTAGATAAGGATGGCTGCACAGCCCTAGCAATAGCCTGTCGAGAAGGGCATCACGAGATAGCAAATGCACTTTTGAACGCTGGTGCTTATGTAAACATTCAGGACAGAGCCGGAGATACAAACTTAATTCATGCTGTGAAAGGCGGTCATAGAGGAGTGGTTGAATCTCTTTTAAAGAAGTATGCCGACGTCGACATCGCCGGAAAGGTGACAAAATTGATACTAAATTATCATCCCAGACAGAAGACAGGATATCAGTTAATATCTTGACAATGGTTCCGACTAGAACCTAAAAGTCTCTTTTGTATATCGAACCTACTTGTTTCCCATTCATTTCAAGCTTGGACTATGATTATATTTCTTTAAAGAAGTTGAAGAACTAGCTAACCAGGcacattttattgaaatattctaGGATAAGAAAACCGCAACTTACATAGCAGTAGAAAAAGGCAATATATCGATATTAAAATTGTTACTAAACGCTAACCCAGACTTGGAGATCGCAACGAAAGACGGTGACACGCCGCTACTGCGGGCAGTTAGGTCGCGCAACGCCGAAATCGTGCAATTACTGCTAGACAAGAAAGCCAAGGTCTCAGCCACCGACAAAAAGGGCGACACGGTGCTTCATGTAGCTATGCGAGCAAGATCGAAAGCTATCGTCGAGATATTATTGAGAAATCCGAAGAATAGTCAGCTACTTTACCGTCCAAATAGGCAAGGCGAAACCCCGTACAACATTGACATTAATCATCCGAAAACCATTCTTGGACAAATATTTGGCGCGAGTAAGTTGTTCGTACGTTTCTtacaaaaaatttaataaaccagCAAGcatgtttattataaaattaaatttttttaaatgtcaaTTGCTTGTGTGAACATTAAAAAACAAACTATTCGTTGATTATTCAAGCACTATCAAAGAACAGGTGCAAATCCATTATTTTGTCAAGTTTATTACAATGATGATCATATATCATATGGTTCATTTTagtacaaaattatttatcaaaaatatttgtaagaattatttaacaaagaatAATTGGATTGTAGCATACAGGGGTCGAATGAAAcgataaatatttgtaaataaatgttatttggtaaattttgtttttttccagGACGCCTTAACACCAACGAAGATAATGAAAATATGCTTGGCTATGACTTATACAGTAGTGCTTTGGCAGATATTCTCAGTGAACCATCTCTTTCGACGCCTATAACTGTTGGCCTTTACGCAAAATGGGGTTCTGGAAAATCTTTCTTATTAAATAAGTTGAGAGGTAATAATTGTATAGCGTTTTGTTTGTTAAAACATATACTTGAATTGCAAGATGTTCAAAGTACCTGATACGCTTAATTTTTTCAGAGGAAATGAAGAATTTTGCTCGTCAATGGATAGATCCTGTATTCCAATTCTCTTTCTTACTTTTTGTAGTAGTGTCTCATGTATCTTTATTAGTGGGTATCACCATAGGTCTTGCTCTACAGTCGTGGATCGTTGGTCTTGCTTGTGGTATAAGTCTTATTTTCATTACATACGCTTTTTTGATACTTATCTGGCATGCTAACAAAAGGTAAGGAAACCAACTGGATGGTACACACATTCCAAATCTATTTCTATTTTATAATCCTTTACAATTTACATTGTAGATACGATTGGTACTGGCCATATAACTTCACCGTTGCTCTAACTACAAAGTTAAATTCATTGAAGCTGTTGTTGCAAGTGATTTTCTGTCATCCTCCCGGTGGCCAAGTTCACGACGGTGTGACGGTCCAGCCaatcaaattttatttcaccGACCAGACTCGAGTTGGCACAACTGCCGCTGGAGAAAACGCAGTAGTACAAATGGTGGGATCGCTTTATGATTCCATTGAAAATGATTTTGGTTCCTTGTCCACGAGATTGTACAGAGCGTTCAGACCAAAGCCTGATAAATCAACTACGACTTGGAAGTGGAGACACCTTTGTTGTCTACCATACATAGTCATATTCGAATTCTGTTTTTGCAGTTTACTTGTTGGCATTTCTGTGCTCACCGTCTACCTTATCGACATTTCTAGCAACGAGTGAGTACACAATAAGGATTGACTTAGCAACAATTTTTTATGCAAAGAAGACACTAAATAGGATAATAAAGCGATCGATAGATTTTAAAATGAGGTTTCTATTACTTACCGATTATCACAGGCCAACGATAGAGAAAGTTACGGCACACATAATTATGATAACTGTTGCCTTAATATTAGCAGTCAGTGTAATAGCAAACTTATATACATGGAGTCGAACTTTGCAAGCGCTTGTTTTCTCTCAAAGACGGCATCTTCAACGGAGCATTTCCAAGTTGGAGACTTTAAAAAGCGAAGGTTTTATACAAACACTGAGAAGCGAAGTCAGTTTAATGACGGAAATGGTACATAAACTGTTATTCAGAttacatattttattaatatattctttctatctaataacaaaatttttgtataaaaacaGGTCAAATGTCTAGATAGTTTCATGGCTCAACAAAGTAGATTAGTAGTAATTGTGGATGGTCTGGACAGTTGCGAACAAGATAAAGTGTTGTTAGTTTTAGATGCTATACAAGCATTATTTAGTGATAATGGTTATCCGTTTGTTGTAATATTAGCGATTGATCCACATATTATTGCCAAGGTATTATAGCATATCCTTtacttttttcaaaataatGGGTTGAATGGAAAAATTTTCGTTTCACGTAAGATAATATAGGTGTAAATCGTTATCAgacaattttatatattttttaaagcaATTGTGCCGTAAAGAATATTACAAGGAAAGATCCTCTATAGCACAAAAACTATAGAAAACATTCGTGAAGTGTTTGATGAATATGTCATTTAAATTATGCGTCAAACATGGTTAAAAATGTAAATTGGTTGCAAATTTTCTTCAAATCGTTGAATACTAATTCGAGAATTTGAAAAAGAATTTCATTTTTCCCAAACATGCATTGTTCAAACCCTTCGTCCAACTTAGAAGCCAAATGTTAGAATAGTCTTACTACTCAACATCTCAGTTATACATGTACTGATTGAAAAAGACAGATTGGCCAgtgttgatatatattttactctTTACTCCTCAATAAAAAGTCTTTGGACTTGACTAGAACTCTTTAATTATCATTTATTTAGATCACTGCAAAATCATTTGATTAGTAGAATTCAGAACTCTCGAAGAAGTCGATACTTTAATTTAAAGTCAAAAAGCGTTTATAAATTTATGAATCTAGCAAAGAAAACTATGTAATTAattacataaatatttattcttagaagcatacatatacgtatagatatattttacaataaataaaatgcaACAACTTTCCATTCAGCTCCTAATGTATTAATACGCCGAAGTTAACATATTTACTATAATACTTCGCTCAACAGGCAGTGGAAGTCAATAGTAGAAGATTATTCACAGAATCCAATATTGGAGGGCACGATTACTTGCGCAATATGGTGCATCTTCCATTTTATTTGCAAAATAGTGGTTTACGAAAGGTGAAGGTTGCTCAACAAACTGCCCAACATAGCAAAAAAACCGCATGGACTGAAGCTGAAGAGAGTGTTAATTACACCGCATCTAGTACAATGCATCATTCGGTTTCTAATAGAAGACTCAGTACAGAGTCTGGTATAATGAACAGCAACGAAAAGTTGAAACCACAAAGTAGAAAAGGCAGTAGAAAATTGCGATTAAGCGAGTCGATAGCCAGTAGTATTGGTAGCAATTTAAATCGACTGGGTGGAGCACAGGATCTTAATAAAATGCTTCTCACTGACGACTACTTCAGCGACGTAAACCCTCGTAGCATGAGGAGATTAATGAACGTCGTTTATGTTACtggtaataaaataattattagtttcTAGAATACTTATTTcacaatttattatatttgcaTTTAATATATCACTTATTTATTTTAGGGAGGTTATTAAAAGCATTCCAAATTGATTTTAATTGGTATCACTTAGCCAGTTGGATCAATATCACCGAACAATGGCCATTTAGAACATCTTGGTTGATTCTGCATTATGATATGTATGAAGAGAGTTTAGATGATTCCATGTCGTTAAAGAGTCTTTATGATAAGTACGTTCCATTTATAATTATCCTGTGTCTTTTAAATCGACTACTTGTGTTTAGCATTTTGTTGAATATAATTATTTGATAATGTACGACTTTCTAATTAACTGATTACAATATATTAAAAGAAATCGcgataaaaatgataaaatgaaataatttatttcctttGACTATTGAAATTGATCCAATATTTGATAAAAAAGAATTTGTTTACAATCTAATaagttatgtttttttttttaattattaggaTACGTCCCCAAATACCAGTACTTAAAGAAGTTCAGCCTCTGTTAGAAATGGATAGAGATGAACGCAAGCTGGACATTTTCCTGACTTTCCATCGTGCCAGCTTACTTGTTAGCGATATGAAGATATTCTTGCCATTCACGATTAATCTTGATCCTTATATTAAGAAAAAGATCAAGGAAGAGCAACAAAGCATAGAAGAAGAAACAGGACTTGGGCCATATAAACAGTACAATCCTTGGACTATGCATGGTGGTACTCAGGAGCAATGGAATGCGAATAGAACTGGTTTAATCAATCGTAACGTGAAATTAGCCAGAACACCAAGTCTACAAGGATCTGCTCCAGTACCATCAACTTCATCTTGGTGCATGCAACCGTCATTCGATTGGCAGACTCCACCTTGGGTACAAATGCCTCCTATGGAACCCGTACTTAAACCACTTTCTGCAACTACAACTTTACCGGTACAATATGCACATAACGTTTATAAAATTGTATATAATTTCTTAGCATCTGACAAAAACTGTATTGCCTTTCTCCTTTCTAGTCCGAAATTTTGGAAATAAAACTTTCGTCTCTAACAGTAAACGGCGTTTGTGACCTCATTGATAGAATTGAAAGTTTAAATCACAATCAAGCACCACAGTACAAAAATGTTATTAAGGAAAATAACATTAATGGCAGGGTTTTGTTACACTGTGAGACACAAGAGCTGAAAAAAGTAAGTTTTTCCTTTTGATTTGATAATGCTCTTTCTACGCTAAGTTCagtataaaacatttaaatctAGTTCCCCAAACACAATTACGAATGTTGTACGATAAATAACTTCTTCATACTTACAGGtacttaaaatggcttttggagaTTGGGAACTGTTCCGTATGGTGATTGTTTCACTTAGGGAATTAGAACTGTCATCGTTTAGCATGCATGAAGAAGGTCCACGCTGCGTACGATTCACTGTGGGATCGGAACAAATTCAAAGAAAAGGTACGTaacaatttttcataaaaataaaattataattattaagcaTACAGTACGGTATGCCCATTATAAATAGAAAAGCGAGAATATTCCGTAAATAGTTAAAAAAagcaaaagaatttttcaaggtcaaacttaattttttaaaatgaaatatattattatactcATGATGTAACAGAATTCGTTAAGAGTAATTCAATAAAATCATTCGGTGTCATGCAACAGTGTAAATTAATAAGTATATGTATATTAGCTTAAAGCTTTTACATTacttttcaaaatatttgttaaaCAATCCATTTCCACGACTTAAAGTTACctgttgataaatactttacaaGCATCGAAAAATGCAGCTAAAATTAATCGATTTGATGTTTATAACACCCTTCtctaaaataaacaatttttgtaTAAACAGTTTCGTTGTATATTCAAAtgtttaagaaatatttttatttgttaatatAAAATCAACATTCAATATATGAAAACCATGTGTTACTTCTCTGTTTTAGACCATACTTTACCAAATAATTCGATACGTGTGCCTGTAcacgttgaaaaagaaaaaggaacatCAAGAACCGATGGTCCTCCTAGACGAGAACAAACTAAGCAATCTATTATGGAAAAACAAGTAAGCCTTTTTAAAGCGTATTATTAGAATACATATACACTTTTATTCTACCTCTTGATAGATTAATAAAATATGATTCTCATTACAATCGCGTGCTCGGTTTTAGTTCCAGGTAAGCAAAATTATGTTTGACGGCTTCAtaatgcaaacaaataataataattattaataaacgaaATCCAGAAAGTTAATACTAACTAGGTTATCGAACCTATCAAGAAACAAATAACGGATTCATTTTTCAGGTGACCTTAGAAGAACAAATGATTTGTGGAGCACTGCAGACTTTAAATGAAGAAGCTTGCGAAGATGTATTAGACGTACCATCACCGGCGGTAGTACCATCAGACTCACTTCCAGGTGAGCCCTCTTCACTACCGCTTACACTGCCTCTGGTTATAGTTCAAGAACCACCACAGCCAGACCAAAATTGCGACACTGTATTTGAGTACAATACAAATCTTTAATGGTTTGAATCGAAGAAGACCGTCTTCGATCGTCTATCATGTGTGTACTGCATCGATACGACTACATCATCCTATTCGAAGATGGTTCTATATACTCGTAGTCTCAATTCTTTAGGAAAATTTTGTTAACGTATCTTTTATTTAAATGTTTCTTAATATGTCAATATATAGATACATCCATAGCAGTATTACCTATGATAGGTGCACCCATATAAggggaaattaataaaaatttagtttTTATATACACACATATACATATGTGGAAGAGGCTGAAGGAAACATCGCTACTTCCTTCTGAGACCTACCTCTACATCGACTGTTTGAAAATGTGCCAATGCGTCGTGCGAGACTGGACCGTTGTAAATAGACGAAGGATATAAAATGAATGTCAtctgttaaataaaatatacacaTAATGCGTGAAATAAGTAACGTTATGGCGGTAGTGACTTGAATGTATGCGTTTTACTATAGATATAATAAAAGCATCGTCTTCGTGCAATAGTTTAGTACAATAATGGTGTAGCTTGCGAGAAAGAAAAGCTGCGAAAACGTTTTGTATTTCTGAAACAATAGGAAACATTCGTGTCCGTGGCAAAGTATTAATCTGtcttaaaatgttattattaaTGCTTAATCGCTGGTTGTATTATTTTACTTCCCGATATATACGACACATAGAAATATTGTATATTTCCTAGATTCAAAACCTATTATTTTCCACAATGAACATTTGTAAAACAGACTGTGATAATTACTTGTTACTATCATCGGATGCTGTTGAACGAGTACCTATACTTCCTTTTTGGATGTTCACGCTGATAGATCTTGTATACTTAGAAAGATAAGCTTCAACGTGAAAGAGTTTTATATATCAAATTAAAGAACTAGTTATATTTTCATCCTGATTCattgtattctttttttttgtactaCCTGTACAATTACCATAATTAGATTGTTCGAACATTATATTATAAATGCAAATGgcaataaaattttgttggaAAATTAAAGCGAGATTATCTTTCTTAACGGAGTAGATCTATAAGCTTAACGAGCGCATTCTTTCATTTTATATCTTTATTCTATAACACAACGCGCTCGGTGCTACGGATAGTTGAAAAGTTAATGGCAGTAATTAATCATATTTCACCGAAACATTCTTACAATGTTTTTAATCTTCGATTCCTCAATTGTTTGATTTCGTACTGGCGTTTGCAATGGAATTCGTGCGGAGATCGAAAAGGAAACAAAAGGCATATAACACTGACCCTTTGTTTTAGGAACAGGCGCAACCGCATCTCAGGACACGGATTTCGTAATTCTTCAATCTAATCCGCATCTGCACTGGGTACCAGTTAACGACGAACCAGAAACATCGGACGACAGTTCAC
The Colletes latitarsis isolate SP2378_abdomen chromosome 14, iyColLati1, whole genome shotgun sequence DNA segment above includes these coding regions:
- the Arms gene encoding ankyrin repeat-rich membrane spanning isoform X1, with translation MRKAKDDRIKITTHHFRISIEEEDEENKETENLSSRESTGAASALTERRISIKIEADPGILVTTGQNSGNTNPVDRPPSVLDSTKESVETTECKNGGIRESEISAESPSKTTEIEKEFDFAYEGSAERKERHNFEHTSYPGPKDPENKKIDGIENELEGQAGISNENLTVIAGNESLTASMTNAEQNLAPFHENFEVLCSTKYSVSGVANENINSIKKYDRGPNSGFVSSAEIPNYAFDATSKDRGQVVATSDEIPVPLNLRAPRSTTNDEEIQDTQQTVVYTRSIVRSDTTSQISSSSSFLRRHSTATLHPEIASPQKKQESFESERDTVERSKGAEEATAKRRLTLPMTNVDQISKDALKIPTYDDVLSGTVVNPIRRSSIANAAICSSLATSLISACPGIPTCLLPSGDENVASQPIVENVGKPGISGRRLKLPFLRLHIPEHQPSAAWDDEEDRHDHSYFHHHHHHHHHVFPYFHVPTITFTASAADGESGRKFNFGIRRHSQTTLHRTDSMVSLCYRSLASYITDDNLAGLQNFLESKRVQVDDRDENGSTALIFAATKGKIHFVRELINHGADVNAEDGDNWTALLCAAKEGHTDVCLELLEHGAELEHRDMGGWTALMWATYKGRSPTVTMLLARGADVNAHGNFHISSLLWAAGRGYPDIVKDIIAHGAKVNVGDKYGTTALVWASRKGNVEIVDTLLKAGANVDTAGMYSWTALLVATLGNHVDVVLLLLEHKPNVNALDKDGCTALAIACREGHHEIANALLNAGAYVNIQDRAGDTNLIHAVKGGHRGVVESLLKKYADVDIAGKDKKTATYIAVEKGNISILKLLLNANPDLEIATKDGDTPLLRAVRSRNAEIVQLLLDKKAKVSATDKKGDTVLHVAMRARSKAIVEILLRNPKNSQLLYRPNRQGETPYNIDINHPKTILGQIFGARRLNTNEDNENMLGYDLYSSALADILSEPSLSTPITVGLYAKWGSGKSFLLNKLREEMKNFARQWIDPVFQFSFLLFVVVSHVSLLVGITIGLALQSWIVGLACGISLIFITYAFLILIWHANKRYDWYWPYNFTVALTTKLNSLKLLLQVIFCHPPGGQVHDGVTVQPIKFYFTDQTRVGTTAAGENAVVQMVGSLYDSIENDFGSLSTRLYRAFRPKPDKSTTTWKWRHLCCLPYIVIFEFCFCSLLVGISVLTVYLIDISSNEPTIEKVTAHIIMITVALILAVSVIANLYTWSRTLQALVFSQRRHLQRSISKLETLKSEGFIQTLRSEVSLMTEMVKCLDSFMAQQSRLVVIVDGLDSCEQDKVLLVLDAIQALFSDNGYPFVVILAIDPHIIAKAVEVNSRRLFTESNIGGHDYLRNMVHLPFYLQNSGLRKVKVAQQTAQHSKKTAWTEAEESVNYTASSTMHHSVSNRRLSTESGIMNSNEKLKPQSRKGSRKLRLSESIASSIGSNLNRLGGAQDLNKMLLTDDYFSDVNPRSMRRLMNVVYVTGRLLKAFQIDFNWYHLASWINITEQWPFRTSWLILHYDMYEESLDDSMSLKSLYDKIRPQIPVLKEVQPLLEMDRDERKLDIFLTFHRASLLVSDMKIFLPFTINLDPYIKKKIKEEQQSIEEETGLGPYKQYNPWTMHGGTQEQWNANRTGLINRNVKLARTPSLQGSAPVPSTSSWCMQPSFDWQTPPWVQMPPMEPVLKPLSATTTLPSEILEIKLSSLTVNGVCDLIDRIESLNHNQAPQYKNVIKENNINGRVLLHCETQELKKVLKMAFGDWELFRMVIVSLRELELSSFSMHEEGPRCVRFTVGSEQIQRKDHTLPNNSIRVPVHVEKEKGTSRTDGPPRREQTKQSIMEKQVTLEEQMICGALQTLNEEACEDVLDVPSPAVVPSDSLPGTGATASQDTDFVILQSNPHLHWVPVNDEPETSDDSSLESTVHLQRTNSQRSITSQLSTRSVCSFGRRNTRRDAGNANTSRPSSLFMSPPPSPRPAFRSKSTDENYVANNIPLKPTISTPIKKLRSTSTLNEETVSVSVPNSNLEKLTKLKDRLMGTLPASSAPGESEDESTPLVSELSTPTHSQSDSVFKHDSSEEHSSSISSNKSLPRDGERSVDIDYSDTVSLMVREPLHVRFLSRQDAEEWDNPETPV